The stretch of DNA AGGTTCATCAGGTCCATGTTTGGAGTACCGTAGCTGCTGGTTAAGACCTGGATCAGGCTCTGCACCAGCTGCAGCTTGAGCAGGTGCGCGACGTCGGCCTGCAGCTTGAGAGCGTTATCCAAGTGGCTGGCGGTGCCGCCGAGACCACCAGCCGAGAGCAGGTTGGAGAGGCCGGTTAGGAGATTGAGGTTGGTCGCCGGCCGATGCGTCACCGGATCGATACCCATCCGGATGAGCTTCTTCCTTAGGtgcgtgttccagtagttcttgatctcgttgtccgtcCTCCCGGGCAGCTTCGTCGCGATCGAACTCCACCTGCATGCCAACAAGAAACGCACGCGTTCGATCAAGCCCGATGGGAGATGAGTCGATGGAGGAGGTAGCCGGCCTTTACTTGTTTCCGAGCATGGAGTGCAGGTGGATGACGAGCTGCTCTTCCTCCTCCGTGAACTTGCCCCTCCTGATGTCAGGGCGCAGGTAGTTGGTCCACCGCAGCCTGCAGCTCTTGCCGCAGCGGTTGAGGCCGGCAATCTTGGGGATCCGCTGCCAGCTGCCGCGCCCGTGCTTCTCCACGTACTCCACCAGCTTCCGGTCCTCCTCCGGCGTCCACGGCCCCTTCTTTACCCCTCCCGTCTCGTCTCGGTTGGGAGACTTCACCATTGCTGCTGTAATCCAAAGGAGGCCACTGTTGAGTTGGCTGACAAGACATGCATATACAAAAAGATGGAAGCAAACCTAATGGTGGAGAGAATTCCACACAAACAAGGGTTGGAATCTGAACTCTGTTTCAGCTCGGGTTGTGATGGGATTTTATAGAGTTtcctgcttacacaaacaaaaggAGAACAGTGACCAACATCAATAATAAATATTCTCGAACTTGCTTGCCCACATTGATGTATAAACGCATTCATGCTTGTATTTTTTGGCTAGAAACGAGACACGTACTTTAATATGTTCATGCATGCAGACATATCAAATTACTCTCTacctagtatatatatatatatatatggctatcATATAGCTATAATATTGGAGCTTTGAAGGTGGGGGAGTAAAAGGGCTTTTTGGGGAGGGAGTTCAAGAAGTAGCCCTTCTTTGTGGAATTCCACGTTTGCTGACACGATTGCAGGTGAGTAGCTGAGGATTAGGTTTTGCCATGCCATTTGAAGAGGGGTTTACAGTCAAAGAACTTACTATTTGTTTTCCAAGGGGAATTGGCTCAGAAGAACAACCTGTTCCACTGCTCTGCAGTTTTATTGGGGTTCAAGGATCGAGTTAAATGTTCCTAATGCAGACGCATCCTTTTCACtagatttatatacatacatacatacatacatacatacatacatacatacatatatatgtatgtatatgtatatatgttggtGACATAAGAATGCATGGTTGTTAAATAATCTGCAATCAACACAAAACAATGTAAAACAATTCCTTAGAAATTAGCTCAAAACAATACAAAGAGTATGTTCGTTATAAACTACTATCACACTACTGATGGTGGGTGTTCACTATATGTATAATTagctaattaattaaaataagagCAAGGGTGAGAGATCCAAATTCCTGTTGGATTCTCTAGATGACCAACAGATACTCCACCAGTCATCTCTGCAGGCTGAGATCAACTTGCAGTATTCTTTGACATTGCTTGCTTTGATGGGAATGCCTTCATGACCTGGTGTTGTTATGCACGCATGCATGGCTCTTGAGCTCCTCCATGCATCACTACGAGTACAAACCATTTTGTAATGGATGAGCATGAGACACCCCCACCATAATTCATAATAGCTCAGCCCaatcagagagagagagtgtgtgtgtggcaGAGTAAGATAGTGTGGTGTTTGAATCCCAAGATTCCTTGCATTGTTGAGCAAGAAAGGGATGACTTCGATGAATACATATGGTTCTGATCATTATGTGATGCCAATCTTAAGATAATagatagaaagagttctgatcacTTCTACTTGCTGGAGGCCGAGAAGGAACAGTGATCAGGAGGCATCTTGCAGGAGCAGCAGTCTAATGATGGATGCTCAGATTCATGCATGTTTTGGAGCAAAACTAAGCTCTATCCACAGAAAAAGATTTCATAGTTAAGGAGTTCTAGCGATGGAAGCCATCTTCAAAGGCTGTTTGTTCTTAATGTGTTGGAGTTCAAGAATGTCACTGAGAAGAACAGTGCCAGACAATAACAGGATAAGGAATGTAGAGTGACCGTACTTTGATTTGCAGCAGCAAAGTCTTTAATTTTCCAACCACTTTCTTGCTTGTTCAGCTCAGCCATCAACCAAATCTGAGACTTTTATAATCCACCACCATGATCAAAACAAATTGACTAATTTGTCAAGCCGAGACCGGTATTACTATGATGAGTTTAGTATTTGGATGAAGCAACATGCCACTTTTTTGCAGAAATATTTTGAGTCATTTTCATGTTAGTTGTGCCACCATTAATCAAACATTTGCCATCTAACTTTGATAATTCAGTAGCTTTTGTAGATTTtattagatcttttttttttctttttcttttcggtCACCATTGTCGTCACCCATCagcatcatgaatcataaaatgAGGAAGCAGTGTCTGCATTccttcctcctccttgatctcagTGTTTAGTTAGGCTCCCTTCACCAAACAAGTTGTTAAGTACAAGAGTCTTTTAATGCCCATCATGCTTACTGGTCCAAGCTATGGCCACTTGCAATAATAAACACACAAAGGGATTCACAATGCATCAATGCCATTTCTATAGAAATCTTGTCTCATGACATGGTATTCACAATCATTCTGTTACATGTTAAATCTTAATAAATCCATATCTTGTGTCCAATTAGAAGAAGTTTGCATATGTTTGAACAAAAGCAAGAGGATGTAATTTTGTGACACAAAGACTGATAGACTTTTAAATTCTTCTTGGTTTCTTGTTGTGGTGTGTAAATTCTGTTGAAGCAGTGACTTCCTACATTACAGGTTGTTTTGTAGAATGCTTCAACCTTCAACATTACAGGTAGTGTTATGATGTTATTGTTGTAAACAACATTTTTTTTAGGAAGAGAAATTGTTGTTTACCGACAAAATCCTTCTTAATCTGCTACTTCTCAGTATCTACTCCACCATCTTTTAAAAAATTGTTTAGAAAAAACATATTACAGGGCAGTAAAACCCGATCTgtcggagaaaaaaaaaaagtaaacaaaAGTTGTTTTACTTTAATTTTAAAGAGTGAAAAAATGTAATTTTGAAGCAAGTAAATTTTTATGCTATTCACTCAATTTTAGAGTCATGATTGGCAAAAAAATCTTGAGTTCATGTGTCATCATTCTCTTGGAAACAATAGTCACTCATTGGTAGTCTTAGAATATTCCAGTTGCCAAAAACAAAAGCAAGCTTGTTTTTTATTTGTCTCCTTCCCCATTGATGGGGTTATCttattcttttgttttctttttatggTAGGTTGAAACACAAAAAGGCTTATCTTGGCAATCATGGATGAGATAAATGAATCCTCTTCAGTAGGTCTCCATCAGATAAAGCCTTCCTGTATATACAAAAGCTGCTCTGATTAAGATGTTTTCTGTTCAGAATTCAACAGATTATTATTATACACATCCTTAAGCACAATCAGCAATTAATAAGTCAACCTGAAATGAGCAATTCTTTACATCTTGTGGAGTAAAATTATACTgaagcaagctagtaatttattCAAAACAGGGGAACTGCAGTGGAAAAGGACTGTCTTAATTATGCTGCAGCTTTGACCACTTCTCTGGTTCATCAATGGCACTGTTTCTAGAAGTAGAAGAAAACTCAGATTTCATAGATTTGACTTGCATAATAAATGTTGTTGTTAGGTAAGAATTGGTTGAGAATTGGTGTCATCAAGTTCAAACTTCAAAAGAAGGGAGATATGTCAATTCTTTCCCTCAAAAGTAAATGTGGAATGCCTTCCTTGATTGACTTCAGATTGATAACATTGTCAGTTTGAGGATCTCTTCATGATGCACATCAACTGAAAGAACTGTTGTGTTACATTCTTTGGCACATCATATCATATGAACCCTGAAAACATTTCCCCTTTGGAGTGCTTGATAGACTGTAGTCTTGATTAATATGTGCAGTTCTTGCTTTATCTAGTCTCAGGAGTATTTTGGACAATTGTACAAATGGAAAATGATCTGCTTCTAGGGTTTCTACCTTCAGTGGTTTTGATAAAAGATGATAAATATAGTTATTCACAAATTATTATCATCAAGAAATTTAATTTCTACCCTCTTCTTGCAGTATGATCCTGCAATTTGGATCCTGTTTCATGGTATGATTTGGTTTCTAACTTGCTATCTTCACTGCAGCACAAAGAGAGACAAAATAGTGATTCACAATAATTACTAGTATGCAAGGTTTAATGATAAGAACTAAGCTTTGGCTTCACAATTACATTTCATATTATATTAATACAAAATATAAGTCCAGTTAGATAGAACAACAAAACCTTAGTATATATATACTGTATGATATCTGTCAGTAAGCTATAATCTCATGCATCCAACCTTAAGAAGAGACAAAGACTCTGAGTTTGAGAAATTGCTATAGTATGCATATTTTTGGTTTCTATTCAAATGATGCCACCAGATTAAATGTAAATAGCTTGATTGATATCCACAGTGTCATGCATAGTTCTGCTATTCTTCTCAATCACCAGAATGCATGACTCACTGCAATTTTTTGTTGCTGTTGTGCAACCTAGATATCCAAATCAAGTGGTAAACTAGCTAAGCCAAGTGATGCCTTAAGCTGTTATCCTTAGGAACAAGCTTTGTCTTCAagtctcttgggtcactgtttgaacATACTTGGTATGGAATACCACAGTACTTACATTAACAAAGTGGCATTCATCATGCTAATTCAATCTGAAAACTGAGAGATTAGCACTAAACTTTTGGGTTCCTGTAATGATGGGAGTAGGAGCCTTGCATGGAGGGGGGATATGTGCTGATGGAGTTTTTATGTGACCATCAAGCCAGAGTAGTAATCAAAGACAAAATACTACCAGCTTTTATGCTCTTTGATCTCCTACCAACTGATGTGATGACCAACAGCAAATGTATGCTGTTCAACAGAAGCTTGGCACCAGCTTCATTTACATGGATTCTTTTGTATCATAgtaaaataagagagagagagttgtttgAGGAGAATCTTAAATCTCATAATTCTTGAGAGTATATATATCTCTtcccaaaaaaatattatttatatgattGAATGCTTGATGGGAATAGTGTATATAACCAAAatgttcttatatatatatatatatatatataaattgggGTAAAAAAAAGGTGTCAATTAAAATAAGATGGGGAAGCAATTATTTTGCGCATAAAACATATcgccgttgccggggatcgaacccgggtcacccgcgtgacaggcgggaatactcaccactatactacaacgacttGGTGATTCAACTAATATTTAATCTTTATTTAGTTAATTTTACATTCGTTTACTACTAAGATTCCATATTCCAATTAATATTATGATTATAGTGGCAAATTATCATATGAAACAAACATTATTATCCAACCAATATCTATTCCAGCAAACCATACCCAAAGTTTAATTTCCGTGAACCACTGTCTTACTCCATCGACAGCATCCTCACATAATCCGCCTGTCTCCGGTGCCTCACCCGCCGCCGGTGTCCCGTCTCGCCAAACCTCCTCCTCTCAGACTCCACCACATTGCAATCCGGTAACGTCACCGGTTACCGCAGCTTGTCGTAGCAGAACGAATAGCTCATGTAGCGCAGGCGGAACGCGCGCATCTCCCGCTGCTTCTTCGGCGTCACGACTGCGGCCATCGCGGTGCAGTTGGCGGCGGCGCCGGGGACCTGCTGGATAGGGTCCAGGCAGCAGCGGAGGAGGGCGAGGTCGGAGAACTCCGCTACGAAGGGCGCGCGGTCGTAGTCCACCTTGTACCTGCCGCCGGAGGTGGCCCAGTCGGACGCATCCCAGATCGTGGCGTAGATCGACATGGGTTTCGACGGGTAGTCGCCGCTCATGGCGTCGCATCTGCCGACCTCCCGGGTCGGTGTGCCGTCGATGGAGAAGCTGTGGAGCGAGAGAGGAATAAGTGAAAGACGACATCGCTGAGCTCGAATGTGGCTTCAGTGAAGTCAGAGCTTACATAATACTGTGAGCGGTCCAAAGGATGGAGTAGCGGTGGAACTCCTTGGTGGGGTCGAAGGGGAGGAGGTAGCGCTCCTCGCGGCCGCCGCCGATGCTGCCGTTGCCGTACACGTTGGTCTGCACCCTCCATTCCTCGCCATGTACGTTGCCCAGGAACTCGAAGTCAAGCTCGTCGTGCGTCTTCTCGAACACGTCCCCATTCGATGTCTTCATCACCCAACGAGACAAAAACGACAATTAGTCATCGGCGCTTCAGAAGCATTGATCTTTAAATTAGATTGGATttattaattagattttatttttatttcctgtGCATAAAAAGTTAAATAAATATTAGAAGAAGGAAAATAAACAGACAACGACGACTGGTCTCGGTTGGCGATCAAACAGAAGAAGCCGTGAGTACGAAGTGGGCCGAAGACTACGCCGCACTTCCCGCCGTAATCATGAGAAGATCTGAATAAATAtacgaaaaataaaagaaaacgacGTGAAATTACAGTCGTTTCTATTCGTTGAACTTCAAGAAACGTTTCATTTTTGGacgtggatggatggatggaaggCAGTAAGAACACACGTAGAAGGCGACGACGACGCCGGCGGTGTAGCCCTGCGGCAACTTGATGGAGGCGCTGAAGAGTCCGTGGTGGTACGTGGCCGTCGATATGAATCCCGAACCTAAACGACGTGGAGAAGAAGGACCGCCATTAGTGCATGACAAGCGCAGCAGGCAGCGGCGGGTGGCGGTTGATTACCGGAGGAGCGGTCGACGAGTAGCTTGAGGCTTCTGCCGTCGCCGGAACGCACGAGATTGGCCTTGCCGAAGAGCGTCGTCACGTCGAGGGCCGCCGCGACGACGGACGTGACTGTGAGGATGGCCAACACAAAGAGGAGTCCTCCGTCCATCTGCACGCTGTTTCAGAGGAAGAATCGAAGCGCGAgtgagagaagaagaggaggaaaagcgGAGCGTCGTTACATGTACGTAACACAGGCAGGCATTTACTTTGGAGATTGGGATGAGGAAGGAACAAAGGAGGAGGTCGTGTAATACGCTGGCAAGCATTAATGCCCGTGCCATGACATGACAACGTCTAAATTGCCTTCCCATCAGTTGTTTCCATTGGCATTCTCGTGCCATTAGCACTTCTCCTATTGGCTGAGTGATCTAAGTATTGTAGTTTGATGTTTAGTATTTATCTATCCTCTCTAATCTAAACAAAGAGAAGGAAGTGCTAATGGTTCAATGTCCTTTGGTGATGTTAGTGTCCCAAAATTTGCAGCCTTCACAGGGTCATGGAATTGCATGGTGATTCCTTATTCTTCCTAACAGgagaagctatatatatatatatatatatatatatatatattcgtttcACGTGCAACACGCGTGGCATCGTTAAAGAGTGAAGTGAAATATTACCATCTTGACGATTACCTGCTTTCTGATTGGGCCCACAAAGCCACGTAGATTCGTCAAATCATCGACCGGGTACAACGGAGAGGTTTATAACAGACGGGCTGATAAAGAATGCTTGTTTCTCCGGATATAAACCCTTGTGCTTCGCTTCGGCGTCGACGGCGGAGAGAAGGCGCGGCCGGTGTCCATCTGCGCTCACTCGTCTCGGGTTCGTCTCTTGATTTCTTCCCTTCTCCGTCGTCTTCCTTTCCTTTCATTGTATTTCTTGAAGTTTGTTTTGGATCTTTGCATCTCATCCggttgttctttttggatctacaAAGAATGATAATTCTGATGGAACGATTTCCTTTCTTGTTGGCCGCCAAGACCCGATCGGTTGGAGTCCTAATGCTAATAACTTGTATCTTTGAGAGGGTTTAGTCCACCGTTGTTCGATGTGATTTCTTGCGACGGCAGATCTACTCgcgttttttttattcttctctttCTTGTGTGTATTTTGTGTGTATTTTTGTGTCTCAACTGGTTATTCTTTTTTGGATCTTTAAAGAACGATTATTCTGATGGCATAGTTATATTCGTCGTCTATATTTTGGGTCGCCCAAGTCCTTATCGTTTGGGTTTTAGGGCTGATAACTTGTAGTCTTGAGAGGGTTTGTTCTACCATCTGTCGATGCGATTTCTTGCGATGATTGATCTACTGACTGGTtctttgttgttgctgctgctcctCCACGAACCTTGAGAAAGTTGCATAATCCTTTGTGAGATGAAGGGGGTCGGTGCTGCCAAAATAGGAAGAGGAATTTGTATGGCCGATATGACTCAGAATTTGTAGTAAATGAAATGATAGACTCAAATGGTCGGTAAGCAACAAAAGATCGTGGTATTCACTAACGTGGGTTTTGAAAGAATAAATGAGGGTATGCCAATCAATTCTCGTAGAACGATGTTGGGAGGTGTAATGGGCTATTTTTGGTGTAATTGGATTTATGAGTTTGACTAGAATGAtgtttttcattttcatttatattaGGTTGGTGGATTGTCATGCAAGATTAGCTTGTGGAGGGGTAGATCAATCATCAGTTGATGTTAATCAAATCTAGGGCTTATCTTATAACTCATTTAAATTTTTAAGAGTACTTAAATTTGCTAAGATAAGTGTTTTATCATGATCGGAAACCAAGAAGATTGTTTGCAGAATACAATAAGAAAGACGGTGGAGACAAATTGGATTAGTGGCCCAGTGGATGCTCTCATTTGATTAGTGAGATTTCCCCTAAGGTTTGAGATGTGAATAGACCCCAAACAATTGGAACTTATGGCTTGTTGCTGTATAAAGTTTCTTATACTTTTGTTGCATGATTTTTCTGTCTGAACTCTAGAGGATCTCATTAGGTTCTTTGCCTTTTGTTCCAGTGAGCAGCAAGCGTAAGAACGTTCATAGCCTTCTAGGCCTTGTGTTAGACTGTGGTACATGATTGTGAATATTGTTCGATTGACCAACCAATTTTCTTCCGGCGTGGTAGACATTTCTTGTGAACCCCAAGTGTTTGTGAACTTCTTTGCGAGTACATTTTTCATATCTTCCTTCTATGTCAGtgttattttcttttcatattttaGTGAAAAACTGTCAATGTGTCTTGTTTAGTCTGTTTTCAGATTGAGGAAAGCAAGAGTTGATAATGGCAAAGTCAAATGCAAGTGATGCCCAAGCTCTCATTCGTTCACTGCGCTCAGCTTATGCTGCCACGCCAACCAATCTCAAAGTATTTATTTTTTCCTCTATGCACTTGTGTGTGTGCCCTTGTAGAATTGCCACTTCATTTTCTAGTAGGGCCAACTTGGTTTCTTTTTTGATGAAGTAATGAGGGTTAAGCTACATTTGACTTTTTTTCTCCATGTTTATGCATATCTGCAGATTATTGATCTATATGTGGTTTTTGCAATCGCCACAGCAATTATTCAGGTAAGAATTTGCAGTTCTTTCTGTCGTGATTTGCTTACTCTACCAATGTGTCTTATTATGACAAGAGAAACATTGTTGACTCTTTGGTTTTATTCATTTAGCTCATAGTTTTCTTTCTCCTAAAACAAACTAGATTTTATTTATGGAACTTGTATGCTTCTCATTTAAGGCTTGGAGCTTGTaccagataattttttttattgaaaatgtcGGAGTAATTATTGGCAACGAAAGAAGAGTATGTTGACTTTTCAAGAGATTCTTGGGAATTTTAGGGGAGTTTATTTTGGCAAATTACTTCTTCCATATGTCCAATTGACATGCTGAGCAGCGTTTGTTCTAGATTTTTGAAATTTTTAGGCCATATGCATATGAGTTTTCAATACAATAAATCTTTGTTTGATCATTATTTTATGATAGTTAAATACAATAAAGAAATATGAGAAGACATAAAAGTCCATGTGAAATAGATGCTTTATCATTTATCTTTTGGTGATTTTTGAAG from Musa acuminata AAA Group cultivar baxijiao chromosome BXJ2-11, Cavendish_Baxijiao_AAA, whole genome shotgun sequence encodes:
- the LOC135627866 gene encoding transcription factor MYB53-like yields the protein MVKSPNRDETGGVKKGPWTPEEDRKLVEYVEKHGRGSWQRIPKIAGLNRCGKSCRLRWTNYLRPDIRRGKFTEEEEQLVIHLHSMLGNKWSSIATKLPGRTDNEIKNYWNTHLRKKLIRMGIDPVTHRPATNLNLLTGLSNLLSAGGLGGTASHLDNALKLQADVAHLLKLQLVQSLIQVLTSSYGTPNMDLMNLFRSPPLGNYQPSDLLQLSRQIEGGLGGSLSLQNSIPMIPNLSILSHYLNNIGLQPTPECSFPSDAAAVTASDASRTEEPSAEISNVSSTSSIPASSSTHPLVSASSETKNIDLVQSSDTLYTNTLASESFETCWDNLMKLDNLDSHFGWKDIIDQMSWPDAP